A section of the Mergibacter septicus genome encodes:
- a CDS encoding ShlB/FhaC/HecB family hemolysin secretion/activation protein, translating to MKLKNTLIFLISAGVMTQSFATSISSSTQMEIQQLLHNGENRQALQNSSRLIQTELETQRLRSLQRKEKATSEASLPTITPSTQCIAISGIYLKGITLLTTKDLERLTALPKDCITTANINLLVREITQLYINKGYITARVRFIAPDSSGKLGIQIVEGFIEDIQGGNPQTNINMLFPNLVGKPLNLKELEQGIDQANRLASNNLTMKLLPGKKFGGTIIQLNNQASSIWHPSISLDNTGQKSTGREILRANLGVDSPLGLSDYFNLNLSTTLANPKQRYNRAYSALYTLPYGRWSWSLFGTQSQYFNHQKLTISEIDVSGNSSQLGSSLDYVLHRDQRQINTVSTQLTYKQTNNYINDARIEVSSQKLTIAKLSYNHFRILSSGIFNATFGIDRGLPLFGAETAGDAINYQFTKFYTNLYWLNFFNLWQQPYKLKAIFVAQYSKDNLPGVEWIGITDSSAVGDFRLNSLSSKNGWYATTELSKDFYYRNLLLSPFIRLGYGQVFQEKMPNSSKRENDALGITLGQTIQFNKLKLDLGVSKGWILHSSFKQQEEINVLFKLSYKF from the coding sequence ATGAAGTTAAAAAATACCCTCATTTTTCTAATTTCAGCTGGAGTTATGACTCAAAGTTTTGCTACATCTATTTCGAGTTCAACCCAAATGGAAATTCAACAGCTATTACATAATGGTGAAAATCGCCAAGCACTACAAAATAGCTCACGTTTAATCCAAACTGAACTGGAAACACAACGTTTACGATCATTACAACGTAAAGAGAAAGCTACTTCAGAAGCATCTTTACCAACAATCACACCATCAACGCAATGTATTGCGATTAGTGGTATTTATTTAAAAGGAATTACCCTTTTAACAACAAAAGACTTAGAGCGCTTAACAGCGTTACCAAAAGACTGTATTACGACAGCGAATATCAACCTATTAGTAAGAGAAATTACACAACTCTATATTAATAAAGGATATATCACTGCTCGAGTGCGTTTTATTGCTCCTGATAGCAGTGGTAAGTTAGGCATACAAATTGTTGAAGGTTTTATTGAAGATATTCAGGGAGGAAATCCTCAAACTAATATTAATATGCTCTTTCCAAATTTAGTTGGTAAACCATTAAATTTAAAAGAACTTGAACAAGGGATAGATCAAGCAAATCGTTTAGCTTCAAACAACCTAACGATGAAACTTTTGCCGGGAAAAAAATTTGGCGGTACGATTATACAGTTAAATAACCAAGCTTCTTCAATTTGGCATCCATCGATTAGCTTGGATAATACAGGACAAAAAAGTACAGGGCGTGAAATATTACGTGCAAACCTTGGGGTAGATAGTCCATTAGGATTATCAGATTATTTTAATCTTAACCTCTCCACTACACTAGCTAACCCAAAACAGAGATATAACCGAGCTTATTCCGCTTTATATACTCTTCCTTATGGGCGTTGGAGTTGGAGCCTATTTGGAACGCAATCGCAATATTTTAATCATCAAAAACTGACTATTTCAGAAATTGATGTAAGTGGTAATTCAAGTCAATTAGGATCTAGCCTAGATTATGTATTACACCGTGATCAACGCCAAATTAATACTGTTTCGACACAACTTACTTATAAACAAACAAATAATTATATTAATGATGCACGGATTGAAGTAAGTAGCCAGAAACTCACTATTGCTAAACTTAGCTACAACCACTTCCGTATTCTATCTAGTGGTATTTTTAATGCAACTTTCGGGATAGATCGTGGGCTACCTTTATTTGGTGCAGAAACAGCTGGAGATGCCATTAATTATCAATTTACCAAATTTTATACTAATTTATATTGGTTAAATTTTTTCAATTTATGGCAACAACCCTATAAATTAAAAGCTATATTTGTCGCTCAATACAGCAAAGACAATTTACCTGGTGTTGAGTGGATTGGAATTACCGATTCCAGTGCGGTAGGCGATTTTAGATTAAATTCATTATCGTCAAAAAATGGATGGTATGCGACAACTGAGTTAAGTAAAGACTTTTATTATCGCAACTTACTATTATCTCCATTCATTCGCTTGGGATACGGTCAAGTCTTTCAAGAGAAAATGCCTAATTCATCGAAGAGGGAAAATGATGCCTTGGGAATAACTCTTGGTCAAACGATTCAGTTTAATAAATTAAAACTGGATTTGGGGGTAAGTAAAGGTTGGATACTACATTCTTCTTTTAAACAGCAAGAAGAAATCAACGTATTATTCAAACTATCTTACAAATTTTAA
- a CDS encoding hemagglutinin repeat-containing protein, with protein sequence MRKNKQKLFPLSKAGKLSALVALNLAGLSAYSVQASGIKPVDNQTVTVKSYGRGTDVINIAAPSNSGLSHNKYTDYNVSQAGAVLNNATQQTKSVILKQLLEANPNLTHKQAADVILNEVVSSNPSSLLGQQEVLGKAADLILANPNGITCDGCGFINTNRAGLVVGKADVTADGKLQGYTTNNNNQLHIGKKGISADKALDLIAPKLESKGFIEAKEDLQITLGHNYVDNNYKVSKEKTVSKVAHEQQLDSTLLGGMQAKRITLVSTKDGSGVNLNGGDFNGEQLLSVDVNGKLVLDGIYASGKEVKISAKDLTTKAKLRRSNSTTYDRDNYSRYNGAKQASTKISNDHATRTIVVGKNISVNVENNAQLNGTRLFGNNIDLTGGTVSLDSQIAVSDRQRTDNNWYYSWVKNTFTRDYNEEVISSEIIGNEVVNVKATKGDLILTGSKIVADHNLTTSAAGNIKLHAQMKQHISGNKVYRKNDTAALRTGTTTELNTERSFVQSSLQSKQNLGLQAEGQIFLYGANVRAAQDLLVDAKQGIDINSKKSKSENFSLDNFTYWGGIGGGANKNNNILQEHIEKTVVSAGKDLLLSTTNGNVKIKASNVNGANQALVQSLNGTINIDSIVVKGHRNIDERNGTAFNITSHSEQSSHSNQQAVGSEVKSKTNLKVVGTNGISISGSLVSTAGELGLTSLGDIQITSVATTDQIDRTTTDLAGQATANQTDRGQYQYQATVGIKHSSEHEVTTETKHTASSISGGTVSVNSGNNLTVEGSNLNADKDLTLAAKNIAVTDVTNSTDTQKDTQTVSVGIGVEGGAEKSGVLLNVGVEKNNQQLQDRQSQGSTVSAGGNLTVTAEQQLTNRGTSYQAGEEAHLSAATIDNQASQNSHSETNDKQSVGVTLALNADYSAVTRPIIPIVEQVVKEGTKGVGDAVGKLTKVSPGTPNAGVELDINVTNGTTTTATTTANATQISAGSIQQTANQVQDQATNYAGTNGVAITADNYQNSAVENTSTESSNVTSGGAHLRVYTTTGKDVNVDVSGKGKNTQSNHSTSTAVTGNISSENGNVIVQTQNGATFEATQINAGSTATVQATAGNVTFKQVTNTEQHSQTSYNASAGVKVGSSSDGKSVGGNIGGGYQSENSTSTKAGVSTITAHDTTITANGNANFEGTKINSTGGTVAIQAGGDVNVTQVIDTADSSSRNYQGSLSINQGKTENSEKTSSNVSGRLDGTYATKDKSETTGIAGGITGANTVTITSGRDVTLQGVEIGSETQKTGDVNIQAQGNVNLSATTSSSQEHNVGVNLNVTGFQQQGYTQTSASGKRNIGGSLKVNYEDQNAQNQAGGAIHSTGSVQITSQGQQGITAQGTQISGENTTLNADNGSITLTATANKEQHVKVGVGVDLAKGKVESTKSATQSNVEADSNSYDKSSFGAKVNVDVGNSNLHTNATVTSTNTSTLNSHGDITLAGATVSGNNTQVTSQTGGITVESKRDSNHQTKVDVEFRHSNNEDPTSSIYETVTNGIKSIVPGKNNKDKVSAKIDELTDQVKDKVDETLSTDDQEDPSLWKKAAKWVVEKVGNALTSPAGSRTDAGFNVKVVNEDLVNNQSGITATDRLSVTAKGELDVTAAQVTAPNSEINVSNINTTDLDQHKNNVEVGLKGSSSVAGLVTQAITDLTKGKIPLVTIKVDTKNDTVKAEVSKNE encoded by the coding sequence ATGCGTAAAAATAAACAAAAGTTATTCCCGCTGTCAAAAGCAGGGAAACTGTCGGCATTAGTGGCATTAAATTTAGCAGGTTTGTCAGCTTATTCCGTACAAGCAAGTGGTATTAAACCCGTTGACAATCAGACTGTTACCGTTAAATCTTATGGACGTGGTACAGATGTGATTAATATTGCTGCACCAAGCAATTCAGGTTTATCACATAATAAATATACCGACTATAACGTTAGCCAAGCTGGGGCGGTGCTAAATAATGCAACTCAACAAACTAAGTCTGTTATTTTAAAACAACTCTTAGAAGCAAACCCAAATTTAACTCATAAACAAGCTGCAGATGTTATTTTAAATGAAGTAGTAAGCAGTAATCCTTCGAGTTTGCTTGGTCAGCAAGAAGTATTAGGCAAAGCAGCAGATTTAATTTTAGCGAATCCAAATGGTATCACCTGTGATGGCTGTGGTTTTATTAATACCAACCGTGCAGGATTAGTGGTGGGTAAAGCTGATGTTACGGCAGATGGTAAATTACAAGGTTATACCACTAACAATAACAATCAATTACATATTGGTAAAAAAGGTATTTCTGCTGATAAAGCACTTGATTTAATTGCACCAAAACTTGAAAGTAAAGGTTTCATTGAAGCGAAAGAAGACTTGCAAATTACCCTTGGGCATAACTATGTCGATAATAACTATAAAGTCTCTAAAGAAAAAACCGTATCTAAAGTTGCACACGAACAACAATTAGATAGTACACTTCTTGGTGGTATGCAGGCAAAACGTATTACTTTAGTCAGCACCAAAGATGGTAGTGGTGTCAATCTAAATGGTGGGGATTTTAATGGTGAACAACTATTAAGCGTTGATGTCAATGGTAAATTGGTACTTGATGGCATCTATGCCTCTGGTAAAGAAGTTAAAATCTCAGCAAAAGATTTAACTACGAAAGCAAAGCTAAGACGTAGTAATAGTACAACCTATGATCGGGACAACTATTCTCGATATAACGGTGCTAAACAAGCCAGCACAAAAATTAGTAATGATCACGCTACTCGTACTATAGTGGTGGGTAAAAATATTTCTGTCAATGTTGAAAATAATGCACAGCTAAATGGAACACGGCTATTTGGAAATAATATTGATCTGACCGGTGGTACAGTCAGCTTAGACAGCCAAATTGCTGTGAGTGATAGACAACGTACCGATAATAATTGGTATTACTCTTGGGTAAAAAATACCTTTACCCGTGATTATAATGAAGAAGTCATTAGTTCTGAAATTATTGGTAACGAAGTAGTAAACGTGAAAGCGACAAAAGGCGATCTCATATTAACAGGTAGTAAAATTGTCGCTGACCATAATCTCACTACTTCAGCTGCAGGAAATATTAAACTACACGCTCAAATGAAACAACATATTTCTGGTAATAAGGTTTACCGTAAAAATGATACTGCAGCCTTAAGAACAGGAACAACAACTGAATTAAATACAGAACGTTCTTTTGTTCAATCAAGCTTACAATCTAAGCAAAATCTTGGACTACAAGCAGAAGGACAAATCTTCCTTTACGGTGCTAATGTTCGAGCTGCTCAAGATCTACTAGTTGATGCCAAACAAGGGATTGATATTAACAGTAAGAAAAGTAAATCCGAGAATTTTTCTCTAGATAATTTCACCTATTGGGGTGGTATCGGTGGTGGTGCGAATAAAAATAACAATATTTTACAAGAACATATTGAGAAAACTGTTGTTTCCGCAGGTAAAGATCTGTTATTAAGCACAACTAATGGTAATGTTAAAATTAAAGCAAGTAATGTAAATGGTGCTAATCAAGCACTTGTACAAAGCTTAAATGGAACAATCAACATTGATAGTATTGTTGTAAAAGGTCATCGGAATATTGATGAACGTAACGGTACAGCATTTAATATTACCAGTCATTCTGAACAAAGTAGTCACAGTAACCAACAAGCAGTAGGAAGTGAAGTAAAATCAAAAACAAATCTCAAAGTTGTTGGTACCAATGGCATTAGTATTTCTGGTAGCTTAGTTTCCACTGCTGGTGAGCTAGGGTTAACATCATTAGGTGATATTCAAATTACTAGTGTTGCAACAACCGATCAAATAGATCGTACAACCACTGATTTAGCAGGACAAGCAACGGCAAACCAAACTGATCGTGGTCAATATCAGTACCAAGCAACTGTGGGGATCAAACACTCTAGTGAACATGAAGTTACCACTGAAACCAAACATACTGCATCAAGCATAAGTGGTGGCACGGTTTCTGTTAATAGTGGAAATAACCTAACAGTTGAAGGTTCAAACCTAAACGCAGATAAAGATCTTACTTTAGCGGCTAAAAATATTGCAGTAACAGATGTTACAAATAGCACTGATACACAAAAAGATACTCAAACAGTAAGTGTTGGAATTGGAGTTGAAGGTGGTGCTGAGAAAAGTGGTGTATTACTCAATGTTGGTGTTGAGAAAAATAATCAACAGCTACAAGATCGCCAATCTCAAGGTTCAACAGTTTCAGCTGGTGGTAATCTAACAGTTACTGCTGAACAACAACTCACCAATCGTGGTACAAGTTATCAAGCAGGTGAGGAAGCACACTTATCAGCTGCAACTATTGATAACCAAGCAAGCCAAAATAGCCATAGTGAAACTAATGATAAACAAAGTGTTGGTGTAACATTAGCATTAAATGCTGATTATAGTGCGGTTACTCGCCCGATCATTCCGATAGTAGAACAAGTCGTGAAAGAAGGGACAAAAGGTGTAGGTGATGCAGTTGGTAAACTAACTAAAGTATCTCCGGGTACACCAAACGCTGGTGTTGAATTAGATATTAATGTTACGAATGGTACTACTACCACCGCAACAACTACCGCTAATGCCACTCAAATTAGCGCTGGTTCAATCCAACAAACCGCAAATCAAGTTCAAGATCAAGCAACTAACTATGCTGGAACAAATGGTGTAGCTATCACAGCTGATAACTATCAAAATAGTGCGGTTGAAAACACCTCTACTGAAAGTAGTAATGTTACCTCTGGTGGTGCACATTTACGGGTTTATACAACCACAGGTAAAGATGTCAATGTTGATGTCAGTGGTAAAGGGAAAAACACCCAATCTAACCATAGTACAAGCACTGCTGTAACAGGTAATATTAGCTCAGAAAATGGTAATGTTATCGTACAAACTCAAAATGGTGCAACTTTTGAGGCAACACAGATCAATGCTGGTAGTACGGCAACAGTTCAAGCAACTGCAGGTAATGTTACCTTCAAACAAGTTACCAATACCGAACAACATAGCCAAACTAGCTACAATGCTTCTGCTGGAGTAAAAGTTGGTAGCTCTTCTGATGGTAAAAGTGTTGGTGGTAACATTGGTGGTGGTTATCAAAGCGAAAATAGCACGAGTACGAAAGCTGGAGTTAGCACTATTACAGCACACGATACTACAATTACAGCAAATGGTAATGCTAACTTTGAAGGTACTAAGATCAATAGCACAGGTGGTACAGTTGCAATCCAAGCTGGTGGTGATGTAAATGTTACACAAGTGATCGATACAGCTGATAGTTCATCTCGCAACTATCAGGGTAGTTTGTCTATTAATCAAGGAAAAACTGAAAATAGCGAAAAAACAAGTAGTAATGTCAGTGGACGTCTAGATGGTACCTATGCGACTAAAGATAAGAGTGAAACAACAGGTATTGCAGGAGGAATTACAGGTGCAAATACCGTTACTATCACTTCTGGTCGTGACGTTACTTTACAAGGTGTAGAAATTGGTAGCGAAACACAAAAAACAGGTGATGTTAACATTCAAGCTCAAGGTAATGTCAACTTATCTGCAACTACCAGCTCAAGCCAAGAACATAATGTTGGCGTTAACCTCAATGTGACAGGTTTCCAACAACAGGGTTATACCCAAACTAGTGCTTCAGGAAAACGCAACATAGGCGGTAGTTTGAAAGTGAACTATGAAGATCAGAACGCTCAAAATCAAGCAGGTGGTGCAATCCATTCAACTGGAAGTGTTCAAATTACTAGCCAAGGGCAACAAGGTATTACTGCACAAGGCACACAAATCAGTGGAGAAAATACTACACTAAATGCCGATAATGGTAGTATTACTCTAACAGCCACAGCAAATAAAGAACAACATGTTAAAGTAGGTGTTGGGGTTGATCTGGCTAAAGGTAAAGTTGAATCAACTAAAAGTGCTACTCAAAGCAATGTTGAGGCTGATAGTAACAGTTACGATAAATCCAGTTTTGGTGCCAAAGTGAATGTTGATGTTGGTAACAGTAACTTACACACCAATGCAACAGTTACAAGTACCAATACATCAACATTAAATAGCCACGGTGATATCACTTTAGCGGGTGCAACAGTAAGCGGCAATAATACCCAAGTTACCTCACAAACTGGTGGTATTACAGTCGAAAGTAAACGTGATTCTAATCATCAAACGAAAGTTGATGTAGAATTCCGTCATAGCAACAATGAAGATCCAACTTCTAGTATCTATGAAACTGTAACAAATGGTATTAAATCAATTGTTCCGGGTAAAAACAACAAAGACAAAGTAAGTGCAAAAATTGATGAACTAACTGATCAAGTTAAAGATAAAGTCGATGAAACTTTATCAACTGATGATCAAGAAGATCCTTCATTATGGAAAAAAGCCGCTAAATGGGTAGTTGAAAAAGTAGGTAATGCTTTAACTTCTCCAGCAGGCTCAAGAACAGATGCTGGATTCAATGTCAAAGTTGTAAATGAAGACTTAGTTAATAACCAATCAGGTATTACAGCAACTGATCGATTATCTGTTACAGCCAAAGGAGAGCTCGACGTTACAGCAGCTCAAGTTACTGCACCTAATAGCGAAATTAATGTTAGTAACATTAATACTACCGACCTCGATCAACATAAAAATAATGTTGAAGTTGGCTTAAAAGGTTCATCTTCAGTTGCAGGTTTAGTAACACAAGCGATAACTGATTTGACTAAAGGTAAAATACCATTAGTTACAATCAAAGTGGATACTAAAAATGATACTGTTAAAGCTGAAGTAAGTAAAAATGAATAG
- a CDS encoding phosphatase PAP2 family protein has protein sequence MKNIFSRNFNVIKDFLVLYLPFSFILILLLNLYSKSEVHLLLTSIHNHLLDFIFKHITLLGNAAFIITIGILFSIYRLRAGCYIFLTQLVNVTITRLFKLYFSADRPIVYFTKYYPDIQLHQVENVVLSTHNSFPSGHTSAIFALMLSIAIILKKKSITLICAILAILTGYSRVYLSQHFASDILFGSFIGIFSALLLSPILYHSKSIKNNKKIP, from the coding sequence ATGAAAAATATTTTTAGCCGTAATTTTAACGTTATTAAAGATTTTTTAGTTTTATACCTTCCATTTAGTTTCATTCTAATTCTATTACTGAATTTATACTCAAAAAGTGAAGTTCATTTATTACTAACTTCAATACATAATCATTTATTAGATTTTATATTTAAACATATCACCTTATTGGGAAATGCGGCTTTTATTATTACTATCGGTATCCTCTTCTCAATCTATCGACTACGAGCAGGTTGTTATATTTTCTTAACACAGCTAGTAAATGTAACCATTACTCGACTGTTTAAACTCTATTTTTCAGCCGATAGACCTATTGTATATTTTACTAAATATTATCCTGACATTCAGTTACACCAAGTTGAGAATGTTGTTTTATCCACCCATAATAGTTTTCCTTCTGGGCATACTTCTGCAATATTCGCACTAATGCTATCTATCGCAATTATTTTAAAGAAAAAATCAATAACACTAATTTGTGCTATTTTAGCAATCCTTACTGGATACTCCCGAGTATATCTCTCCCAACATTTTGCAAGTGATATTTTATTTGGTTCTTTTATCGGTATTTTTAGTGCGTTGCTATTATCACCGATCTTATATCATTCTAAATCCATAAAAAATAACAAAAAAATACCTTAA
- the pyrF gene encoding orotidine-5'-phosphate decarboxylase → MDTKVIVALDYETEREAMQLVDQLDPSQCRLKVGKEMFTTLGTQFVKQLQARAFDVFLDLKFHDIPNTVARAIRSAADLGVWMVDMHASGGLRMMEEAKKILEPYGKDAPILIAITVLTSMEEADLLQVGINNSPMEHVIRLARLSHRAGLDGVVCSPQEVEVLREHCGKDFKLVTPGIRPQGYQLGDQRRVMTPLEAVQVGADYLVIGRPITQAADPVTVLAEINQSLK, encoded by the coding sequence ATGGATACTAAAGTCATTGTTGCATTAGATTATGAAACAGAGCGAGAAGCGATGCAGTTGGTGGATCAGTTAGATCCTTCTCAATGCCGTTTGAAAGTTGGCAAAGAGATGTTTACGACACTTGGAACACAATTTGTTAAACAACTACAAGCTCGGGCGTTTGATGTTTTCCTTGATTTAAAATTCCACGATATTCCAAATACTGTGGCGAGAGCTATCCGTTCGGCTGCCGATTTAGGGGTTTGGATGGTTGATATGCATGCAAGTGGTGGTTTAAGAATGATGGAAGAAGCGAAAAAAATCTTAGAGCCTTATGGAAAAGATGCACCAATTTTAATTGCGATTACTGTATTAACCAGTATGGAAGAAGCTGATCTTTTGCAGGTAGGTATTAATAACTCCCCTATGGAACATGTTATTCGCCTTGCTCGTTTGAGCCATCGAGCAGGATTAGATGGAGTAGTGTGTTCTCCACAAGAAGTTGAGGTATTAAGAGAACATTGCGGTAAAGATTTTAAATTGGTTACACCGGGTATTCGCCCTCAAGGGTATCAATTAGGGGATCAACGTCGTGTTATGACCCCACTTGAGGCAGTTCAAGTAGGGGCTGATTATCTTGTTATCGGGCGACCTATTACTCAAGCTGCAGATCCCGTTACTGTATTAGCTGAAATTAATCAATCATTAAAATAA
- the lapB gene encoding lipopolysaccharide assembly protein LapB produces the protein MVELLFLLLPIAAGYGWYMGHRSAKKDQEHLSNKLSRDYVTGVNFLLSNQQEKAVDLFLDILQKQESGNSIDSFSQFEAELTLGNLFRSRGEIDRALRIHQSLDNNPHYTFEQRLLAKQQLARDYLTVGFLDRAEALYMTLIEEPEYAELALKELSKIYQRTKEWEKAIQVATQYKKLTKLSEYLPLSHYYCEYFLTLKNNSHIKVNSRIEYLQQAMVIAPKSVRALILLAEELANQAKYQAAITLLEQVADRNILFISEVLPILKDYYQHLPNQQDYEYFLIKIGQQQVNSAIELALIDHIEQKFDINTARNHLYQRLQKCSTMPMLYRFMQYQIAETEEGKGKERLKFIQQLIDEKLKQNFHYQCTNCGFKSHKLLWQCPSCLEWERVLPRHINDY, from the coding sequence ATGGTTGAGTTACTCTTTTTACTTCTTCCTATTGCTGCTGGTTATGGTTGGTATATGGGGCATCGCAGTGCGAAGAAAGATCAAGAGCATTTGAGTAATAAACTTTCCCGAGATTATGTTACTGGGGTTAATTTCCTATTGTCTAATCAACAAGAAAAAGCGGTTGATCTATTTTTAGATATATTGCAAAAACAAGAAAGTGGTAATTCAATCGATTCTTTTTCTCAATTTGAAGCAGAATTAACGTTAGGGAATCTTTTTCGCTCGAGGGGAGAAATAGATCGGGCATTACGCATCCATCAAAGTTTAGATAATAATCCACATTATACTTTTGAACAGCGATTATTAGCTAAACAACAGCTTGCAAGAGATTATTTAACCGTTGGTTTTCTTGATAGAGCTGAAGCACTGTATATGACTTTAATAGAAGAGCCTGAATATGCTGAGTTAGCTTTAAAAGAATTAAGTAAAATTTACCAGCGGACAAAAGAATGGGAAAAAGCTATTCAAGTTGCGACCCAATATAAGAAATTGACTAAACTTAGCGAGTATTTACCATTATCTCATTATTATTGTGAATATTTTTTAACATTGAAGAATAACTCTCATATTAAGGTAAATAGTCGAATTGAATATTTACAACAAGCAATGGTGATTGCACCAAAATCTGTGCGAGCATTAATTCTATTAGCTGAAGAATTGGCGAATCAAGCAAAATATCAAGCTGCGATTACATTATTAGAACAAGTTGCTGATAGAAATATTTTATTTATTAGTGAAGTTTTGCCGATTTTAAAAGATTATTATCAACACCTTCCCAATCAACAAGACTATGAATATTTTTTAATTAAAATAGGGCAACAACAAGTGAATAGTGCTATTGAGTTAGCATTAATTGATCATATTGAACAAAAATTTGACATAAATACGGCACGTAATCACTTATATCAACGTCTGCAAAAATGTTCTACTATGCCTATGTTATATCGTTTTATGCAGTATCAAATTGCTGAAACGGAAGAAGGAAAAGGGAAAGAACGTCTGAAATTCATTCAACAGCTGATTGACGAAAAACTGAAGCAGAATTTTCATTATCAATGTACTAACTGCGGTTTTAAAAGTCATAAATTATTGTGGCAATGTCCATCTTGTTTGGAATGGGAAAGAGTACTTCCACGCCATATAAATGATTATTAA
- a CDS encoding LapA family protein, with amino-acid sequence MKYIFTLIIILTLIIVGITVGANNDQLININYVFAKSEIRLSTLVALLFGFGFLLGWLTTGVLYLRLKFKNASLNHQIKRQNKQINELENRNKVA; translated from the coding sequence ATGAAATATATATTTACTTTAATTATTATCTTAACGCTTATTATTGTAGGTATTACTGTGGGAGCAAATAATGATCAATTGATTAATATCAATTATGTATTTGCAAAAAGTGAAATTCGTTTATCGACATTGGTTGCACTTTTATTTGGTTTTGGTTTTTTACTTGGATGGTTAACGACTGGAGTGCTGTATTTAAGATTAAAATTTAAGAATGCCAGTTTAAATCATCAAATAAAACGCCAGAACAAACAGATTAATGAACTTGAAAATCGTAACAAGGTTGCATAA
- a CDS encoding integration host factor subunit beta — protein MTKSELIENLIAKHQNIPMRQVEGAVKEILEHLSLTLEKGDRIEIRGFGSFSLHFRQPRIGRNPKTGDQVKLEAKCVPHFKVGKELRQRVNNI, from the coding sequence ATGACTAAGTCAGAATTAATCGAAAATTTAATTGCTAAACATCAGAATATTCCTATGCGACAAGTAGAAGGTGCGGTAAAAGAAATTTTAGAGCATTTGTCTTTAACCTTGGAAAAAGGGGATCGTATAGAAATTCGTGGTTTTGGTAGTTTTTCTCTGCATTTTCGTCAACCAAGAATAGGACGTAATCCTAAAACAGGTGATCAAGTTAAACTTGAAGCAAAGTGTGTACCACATTTTAAAGTGGGAAAAGAATTAAGACAGCGAGTTAATAATATATAA